The proteins below come from a single Ictidomys tridecemlineatus isolate mIctTri1 chromosome 8, mIctTri1.hap1, whole genome shotgun sequence genomic window:
- the LOC101962703 gene encoding PRAME family member 12 yields the protein MSIQSPPTLLELAGHSLLSDKSRAILELEDLPIELFPPLFVEAFSRGHTEVLKKMVQAWPFTCLPLGALMKKPHLEMLRVALDGLDMLLAQEDHPRRWKLQVLDLRMVPRNFWRKWSGDMVDACSPEDIKKNRTLKLGPAMTAKRPLKIFIDLCLTEGPLDEFLTLLFLWVTQRRDRLHLCCNRLKIFGKPTRHTRKVLRLLQLDSVKKVEVNCTWVPSTLASYAPFLGQMRNLRKLLVSQVHMPTKTSPEEQEWLLSQLTLQFLRMDCLRKFCVDGVLLLEGHLEQVLRNLKTPLETLSITNCPLSDFDWNYLSRCPNTSQLRHLDLRYIKLTNFSAEPLKFLLETVASTLNRLDLEACEIADCQLQAILPALSRCSQLRTFCFCQNRISMSVLRDLLCHTARLNQLSIELYPAPLESYDAQGAIHWERCSLLCAELTALLKDFRKPKVLIFDTVPCPQCGHMFIYNQGLIHCFCPTAA from the exons ATGAGCATCCAGTCCCCACCCACGCTGCTGGAGCTGGCAGGGCACAGTCTGCTGAGTGACAAGTCCAGGGCCATCCTGGAACTGGAGGACCTGCCCATAGAGCTCTTCCCACCACTATTTGTGGAGGCCTTCAGCAGGGGACACACTGAGGTCCTGAAGAAAATGGTGCAGGCCTGGCCCTTCACCTGCCTGCCTCTGGGGGCCCTGATGAAAAAGCCACATCTTGAGATGCTCCGAGTGGCACTGGATGGGCTGGACATGCTGCTTGCCCAGGAGGATCACCCCAG GAGGTGGAAACTGCAGGTGCTGGATTTGCGGATGGTTCCAAGGAACTTCTGGAGAAAGTGGTCTGGAGACATGGTTGATGCCTGCTCACCAGAGGACATTAAGAAAAATCGAACATTGAAACTTGGTCCAGCAATGACAGCTAAGCGGCCCTTGAAGATTTTCATAGACTTGTGCCTCACAGAAGGGCCCCTGGATGAATTCCTGACTCTCTTGTTCCTATGGGTAACACAGAGAAGGGACAGGCTGCACCTGTGTTGCAATAGGCTGAAGATCTTTGGGAAACCCACCCGCCACACCAGGAAGGTCCTGAGACTGCTGCAGCTGGACTCTGTCAAGAAGGTGGAAGTGAACTGCACCTGGGTGCCCTCCACCTTAGCTTCTTATGCTCCTTTCTTGGgccagatgaggaacctgaggaaGCTGCTTGTCTCCCAGGTCCACATGCCTACCAAAACCTCCCCAGAGGAGCAGGAATGGCTGCTATCCCAGCTCACCTTGCAGTTCCTCAGGATGGACTGCCTGCGGAAGTTCTGTGTGGATGGTGTCCTCCTCCTTGAGGGCCACCTGGAACAGGTTCTGAG GAACCTGAAGACCCCCCTGGAGACCCTCTCAATAACCAACTGCCCGCTCTCAGATTTCGACTGGAATTATCTCTCCCGATGCCCAAACACCAGCCAGCTAAGGCACCTGGATCTGAGATACATCAAACTGACCAATTTCAGTGCAGAGCCCCTCAAATTTCTGCTGGAGACTGTTGCCTCCACTTTGAACAGGTTGGACTTAGAAGCCTGTGAGATTGCAGATTGCCAGCTCCAAGCCATCCTGCCTGCCCTGAGCCGCTGCTCTCAGCTCAGGACCTTTTGCTTTTGCCAGAATCGAATCTCTATGTCAGTCCTCAGGGACCTGCTCTGTCACACTGCCAGGCTGAACCAGTTGAGCATAGAGCTATACCCTGCCCCTCTGGAGAGCTATGATGCCCAGGGTGCCATCCACTGGGAGAGATGTTCCCTACTCTGTGCTGAGCTCACAGCACTATTGAAGGACTTTAGGAAGCCAAAGGTACTTATTTTTGATACTGTGCCTTGTCCTCAATGTGGCCacatgttcatctacaaccagGGCCTCATTCACTGTTTCTGTCCAACAGCTGCCTAG
- the LOC144365815 gene encoding PRAME family member 15-like, with product MSIQFPPTLLELAGRSLLSDKSRAILELEDLPIELFPPLFVETFRRGHTEVLKKMPELEMLRVALDGLDMLLAQEDRPRRWKLQVLDLQNVPQNFWRMWSGAMVDAHSLQVMKTNQILKHGPAMAAKPPFNVDIDLCLTERPLDEFQAHLFLWVTQRRDMVHLCCNRLNVFGKPTGHTRKVLRLLQLDSVKKVEVHCTWEPSTLVTCASFLGQMKNHRKLLVSQVRVPAHTSPEEQEQLLAQLTSQFLRMDCLRKFCVDAVLLLEGHLEQVLRYLKTAVETLSITKCWLSDSDWNYLSRCPNTRKLRHLELRGIRLTKFSPEPLKILLESTSASLKSLDLEDCGITDSQLQALLPVLSC from the exons ATGAGCATCCAGTTCCCACCCACGCTGCTGGAGCTGGCAGGGCGCAGCCTGCTGAGTGACAAGTCCAGGGCCATCCTGGAATTGGAGGACCTGCCCATAGAGCTCTTCCCACCACTCTTTGTGGAGACCTTCAGAAGGGGTCACACTGAGGTCCTGAAGAAAATG CCAGAGCTGGAGATGCTCCGAGTGGCACTGGATGGGCTGGACATGCTGCTTGCCCAGGAGGATCGCCCCAG GAGGTGGAAACTGCAGGTGCTGGATTTGCAGAATGTTCCCCAGAACTTCTGGAGGATGTGGTCTGGAGCCATGGTGGATGCCCACTCACTACAGGTTATGAAGACTAATCAAATATTGAAACATGGTCCAGCAATGGCAGCTAAGCCGCCCTTCAATGTAGACATAGACTTGTGCCTCACAGAAAGGCCCCTGGATGAATTCCAGGCCCACTTGTTCCTGTGGGTCACACAGAGAAGAGATATGGTACACTTGTGTTGCAATAGGCTGAATGTCTTTGGGAAACCCACCGGCCACACCAGGAAGGTCCTGAGACTGCTGCAGCTGGACTCTGTCAAGAAGGTGGAAGTACACTGCACCTGGGAGCCCTCCACCTTGGTTACTTGTGCTTCTTTCTTGGGCCAGATGAAGAACCATAGGAAGCTGCTTGTCTCCCAGGTCCGCGTGCCTGCCCACACCTCcccagaggagcaggagcagctgcTCGCCCAGCTCACCTCGCAGTTCCTCAGGATGGACTGCCTGCGGAAGTTCTGTGTGGATGCTGTCCTCCTCCTCGAGGGCCACCTGGAGCAGGTGCTGAG GTACCTGAAGACCGCCGTGGAGACCCTCTCAATAACCAAGTGCTGGCTGTCAGATTCTGACTGGAATTATCTTTCCCGATGTCCAAACACCAGAAAGCTCAGACACCTGGAACTGAGGGGCATCAGACTGACCAAATTCAGTCCAGAGCCCCTCAAAATTCTGCTGGAAAGCACTTCAGCCTCCCTGAAGAGCCTGGACTTGGAAGATTGTGGGATCACTGACTCCCAgctccaggccctcctgcctgtcctgagctgctga
- the LOC101962984 gene encoding PRAME family member 5-like, whose amino-acid sequence MSIQSPPTLLELAGCSLLRDKSRTILDLEDLPIELFPPLFGEAFSRGHTEVLKKMVQAWPFTCLPLGALMKKPQLEMLPVALDGLDMLLAQEDRPRWKLQVLDLQRVPRNFWRTWSGAMFDACSQKDIQKNQTLKLGPAMAAKLPLKIFIDLCLTEGPLDKLLTLLFLWVTQRRDRLHLCCNRLKIFGKATGHNRKVLRLLQLDSVQKVEVNCTWVPSILAAYAPFLGQMRNLRKLLVSHVRMPAHTSPEEQEWLLSQLTLQFLRMDCLRKFCVDGVLPLEGHVEQVLRHLKTSLEALSITNCPLSDSDWNYLSRCPNTSQLRHLDLRYIKLTNFSAEPLKFLLETVAGTLNRLDLEACEIADCQLQAILPALSHCSHLRTLCFFWNRISMSVLRYLLCHTARLSQLSRELYPAPLESYDAQGAIH is encoded by the exons ATGAGCATCCAGTCCCCACCCACCTTGCTGGAGCTGGCAGGATGCAGCCTCCTAAGGGACAAATCCAGGACCATCCTGGATCTGGAGGACCTGCCCATAGAGCTCTTCCCACCACTCTTTGGGGAGGCCTTCAGCAGGGGACACACTGAGGTCCTGAAGAAAATGGTGCAGGCCTGGCCCTTCACCTGCCTGCCTCTGGGGGCCCTGATGAAAAAGCCACAGCTTGAGATGCTCCCAGTGGCACTGGATGGGCTGGACATGCTGCTTGCCCAGGAGGATCGCCC GAGGTGGAAATTGCAGGTGCTGGATTTGCAGAGGGTTCCAAGGAACTTCTGGAGGACGTGGTCTGGAGCCATGTTCGATGCCTGCTCACAAAAGGACATTCAGAAGAATCAAACATTGAAACTTGGTCCAGCAATGGCAGCTAAGCTGCCCTTGAAGATATTTATAGACTTGTGCCTCACAGAAGGGCCCCTGGATAAATTACTGACTCTCTTGTTCCTATGGGTCACACAGAGAAGGGACAGGCTTCACCTGTGTTGCAATAGGCTGAAGATCTTTGGGAAAGCCACCGGCCACAACAGGAAGGTCCTGAGACTGTTGCAGCTGGACTCTGTCCAGAAGGTGGAAGTGAACTGCACCTGGGTGCCCTCCATCTTGGCTGCTTATGCTCCTTTTTTGGgtcagatgaggaacctgaggaaGCTGCTTGTCTCCCATGTCCGCATGCCTGCCCACACCTCCCCAGAGGAGCAGGAGTGGCTGCTATCCCAGCTCACCTTGCAGTTCCTCAGGATGGACTGCCTGCGGAAGTTCTGTGTGGATGGTGTCCTGCCCCTCGAGGGCCACGTGGAACAGGTGCTGAG GCACCTGAAGACGTCCCTGGAGGCCCTCTCAATAACCAACTGCCCGCTCTCAGATTCCGACTGGAATTATCTCTCCCGATGCCCAAACACTAGCCAGCTAAGGCACCTGGATCTGAGATACATCAAACTGACCAATTTCAGTGCAGAGCCCCTCAAATTTCTGCTGGAGACTGTTGCAGGCACCCTGAACAGGTTGGACTTGGAAGCCTGTGAGATTGCAGACTGTCAGCTCCAAGCCATCCTGCCTGCCCTGAGCCACTGCTCTCACCTCAGGACCTTGTGCTTTTTCTGGAATCGCATCTCCATGTCAGTCCTCAGGTACCTGCTCTGTCACACTGCCAGGCTGAGCCAGTTGAGCAGAGAGCTTTACCCTGCCCCTCTGGAGAGCTATGATGCCCAGGGTGCCATCCACTGA